The nucleotide sequence ATCGCACGATGTGTTCCTCCGTTGGGGCCGGTGGCCGGGGTTTTGCGCCCCGGCCACCGGGCTGGGTCGGGCTGGGTCAGTGTGCCGCGCCCGCGAGGAGAGCGGGGAAGTTGATCCTGGCGGTCTGCAGTTTCGCGTCGTGGGGCTCGGGGACCCCGCCGTCGGTGATGTACAGCCGGTCGCCGCGGACCGCGGTGGCGGAGGGAGAGGCGAGTCCGTCCGCGCTGGTCAGGACGGGCTTGTAGGTGCCGTTGGGGTAGATCACCACGACCCTGTCCGGACCGTTGTTCGAGGAGGAGCCGTTCTGCGCGGCGAACACCACATCGGAGCGGGGGGTCAGGAAGCTGATGTCGTCGATGTTGGGCAGGCCGCCGGTGACCTGGCGGATGGGACCGGCCGCGCCGGCGCCGGTGACCGGGATCCGCAGCAGGGTGCCCTTGTTGAAGTTGGTGGCCCACAGGGCGCCGTTGTGGAACCGGAGTCCGTTGGCGCCGATCGGCAGGGCTTCGGTCGGCACCGGCGCGAGAGCGGCATCGGTCAGCCACGGGGTCACCGATCCGCCCGAGACGGGAACGGACCAGATGGTGCCCTTCAGGCTGTCCGCGATGTAGAGGGTGCGTCCGGCCGCGTCGATGGCCAGTCCGTTGGGGCCGGAGTCGGCGGGCAGGGCGGCGATGCGCTGCGGGGTGCCGTCCGCGAGCAGCTTGTACACGCCGTTGCGGTCCGCGTTGCCCGGGGCCCACACGCTGTAGTAGACGGTGCCGTCACTGCCGCGGGTGTTGCCGCTGATCGCTTCACCCACCTGTCCGGTGGCGAGCACCGTGCGCTGTCCGGACGGGGTAATGCGCATCAGCTGCGGCCCGTGGGTGCGCTCGCACACCGCGCAGCTGCCGAGCATGGACAGGGTCACTGTGCCGTCGGGGTTGGCGGTGATGTTCTCGGGGATCTCGCCGGCGGCGTAGTCGAACGTCGCCTCGGTCGTCACGTCGGTGACAACAGATCCGCCGCGGTACGAGGGTCCCGTTCCCGCGGATGCGGACGGCGCCGAGACCAGGACGGCCGCCGTCGCGGTGACCGCCAGCGCGATGACGCCGTTCCTCTTCACCTTCCCGAAACGCCGGGTGCTCGATGCACTGCGCCGGACCGTGTCCTGGTACTGCTGCTGCATGACTCTCCTCGGTACTCAACGGTTGTCTGGAATGTCAGGGGCATCTGGAATGTCAGGGGCACCTGGGGTTCTGGTGGGCAGGTGGTTGCTCTTGCGGATCTGCCTGTCGAACGTTGCGGCGGGGGCGGGCCGTGGTCAGGCGTGAGGCCGGCGGGCCGACGGTGTAGCGCCGTTTCGGTTCGTGTGGGTGGCCGCGGTGACGACCACTTTGGTGACGACGGCGGGGTCCTCGCCGTCCTGCACCGCATCCGCTGTCGCCTCGTCGAAGGCGCGCCGTCGCTTTCGGGCGGGTTCGGGTACGCGACAGGTGGGCGTCAGTTCGGCATCCGGTAATGCTTGCGGGCGATGCGGTCGAAGATCCGGGCCGGAAGGATGCGATCGCCGTACCCGAGGTACCGGGCTTAGCCGGTGTACGGGCCGTCAGTGGGCGATCACGGGGATCTTCATCTGGTCCTCGGCACCCTCGCCGGAGGCCGGACCGACTTCCGGCTTGCCGGTATTGATGAAGGTGACGGCGATCGTCGCGGCGAGCACGAGGATGCCGACGGCGAACCAGATCGCGTTGGTGTACCCGTGCACCTGGCCCTCCAGCTGGACCAGCTGCTGCTGAGCCTGGGAACCGGCGCCGCCGATGTGGTCCTTGATGTACGCGGTCGTCGCCGAGGCGGCGATCGTGTTCAGCAGGGCCGTACCGATCGCGCCGCCCACCTGCTGCGAGGTGTTGACCATCGCGGAGGCGACACCGGAGTCACGCGGCTCGACACCGTGCGTGGACAAGGAGAGGGCGGGCATGAACGCCGTACCCATGCCGAGGCCGAGCAGCACCAGCCCCGGCAGGATGACACTGGCGTACGAGGTGCCGATCTCCAGCTGGGTGAGGAACAGCATGCCGGTCCCGGCGACCAGGAAGCCCGGAGCCATCAGCAGGCGCGGGGGAACCCGGGTCAACAGGCGGGTGCCGATCTGCGTAGAGCCCACCATCAGGCCGCCGATCAACGGCAGGAAGGCGAAGCCGGTCTTGACCGGCGAGTAGCCCAGCACGAGCTGCAGGTAGTAGGTCAGGAAGAGGAACAGGCCGAACAACGCGATGATCGCAAGGCCGAGGGAGATGTAGACGCCTCCGCGGTTGCGCTCGGTGATGACGCGCAGCGGCAGCAGCGGGGCCTTGACCCTGGACTCGGTAAGGACGAACGCTGCGAGCAGCACGACCGACGCGACGAACAGGCCGACGGTCGTGGAGTCGCCCCAGCCGTCGGACTCGGCGCGGGTGAAGGCGTAGACCAGCGTGACCAGACCGAGGATGGACAGGACGACGCCCGGGATGTCGAGCGGCGAACGGTTGCGGCTGCCGGCCGGCTCACGGATGACGAAGTACGCGCCCACGGCCGCGATGACCGCGAACGGGATGTTCACGAAGAACGTCCAGCGCCAGTCGAGGTACTCGGTGAGCACGCCGCCGAGGATGAAGCCCACGGCGCCGCCGCCACCGGCGATCGCACCGTAGATGCCGAACGCCTTGGCGCGCTCCTTGGGCTCCGTGAACATCACGGCGAGCAGCGAGAGCGCGGCGGGCGCGAGCAGCGCGCCGAACGCACCCTGCAGGGCGCGGGCGCCGAGCATCATCGCCTCGTTGGTGGCCGCGCCGCCGAGGGCGGAGGCGGCGGCGAAGCCGACCAGACCGGCGACGAAGGTGCGCTTGCGGCCCCACAGGTCGGCGATGCGGCCGCCGAAGAGCAGCAGACCGCCGAAGGCGAGGGCGTAGGCCGTGATGACCCACTGACGGTTGCCGTCGGATATGCCCAGGTCCTGCTGGGCGGAGGGCAGGGCGATGTTCACGATGGTGGCGTCCAGCACGACCATCAGCTGGGCGAGCGCGATGAAGCTGAGCGCTTTCCAGCGGTTGGCATGGGAGTCGGCTGCCGACTTGGCGGTGGCCTGAGCTGTTTCAGACATGGGGATATCCACTTCGGGACTTCGTGGCGAAAGACGATGAGAGAAGTTCAGAGAGACAAAGCTGGAGATGAAGATCGAGACGTCGGGACATCGAGACAGGGACTGGGACGGCTCGTCATCGTCGACCGCCGAAAACGTTGTACGAGGTGGTTACTGTTGCGACTACTGACCGGCGCCGAGCGCCGAACTAATCGATATCGATCTGACCGACCGGATCAGTCACGCTCGTCGCATGTCCTCCACGGTCACGGCCGATCCGGGCAGTCCGGAGCGGGCGGGTGCGCGTGCGACGAACAGATCGGGGTGGTCCTGGTCAAAGTTCTTCGCGAGCATCGGACGCAGGGCGCCGACCGGCTCGTCCGCCGCCATGTGCACGAAGCCGCTCAGTGGCGGGTCATGCCGTCCCTGGCGGCGTCCACGGGCTACTCGCCTCCACCCACCTCGGGGCAGTCCAAAGCCTCCACCGATATCGGAGCGGTTCGCTGTCTGAGATCTCAGCCGGCGAGCTTGTTGCTCTTGCGGATCTGTCCGTCGAAGACCCCGGCGGGGAGGATACGGTGCGCCGCGCTGACGAGCCGGGCTTGCCGGCCTGCGGTGTACCGCACCTTCGGCTTGGAGTCCATGGCGGCCGCGACGATCGCTTTCGCGACGACGTCGGGATCGTCGCCCTCCTCGTTGACCGCCACCGCCACCTGGTCGGCGATGCGCCGCTGCTCCGCGTAGATCCGCATGGGCATGTCGGGTGCGACGGTGTTCGCCTCGAACGCGGATTTGGTACCGCCCGGCTGGACGATGAGGGCCCGGACCCCGTGTTCGCGGATCTCGTGGTCCAGGGACTCGGTGTATCCCTCGAGCGCGTGCTTGGACGCTGAGTAGTTGGCCATGTAGGGCGCGGGGAGGAACCCGAGGACGGACGAGATGTTGATGATGCGCCCGCTTCCCTGGGCGCGCATGTGCGGGAGAACGGCCTTGGTCATGCGCATCACACCGAAGACGTTGATGTTGAAGAGGCGCTGGGACTGGGCGAGGGAGTTCTCCTCGTCGGCGCCCGAGGAGCCGATGCCGGCGTTGTTGACCAGGACGTCGATCCGCCCGAACCTCTCGATCACCTGCTCGACCGCGGCGGCGACCGAATCGTCGCTGCCCACGTCGAGGGCGAGGAACGTCACGCCATCGTGACGGTCGGCTCCCGACGTTTTCCGGCTTGTTCCCACCGTCTCGAAACCCGCTGCGGCGAGCGCGAGGGCGGCCGCCTTTCCGATACCGGTGGACGCACCTGTCACGAGTGCCACCGGCTGAGTTGTCGCCATCACGAGCTCCCTTGGGTTTGGAGTACGTCCGTATGTCTTACGGTCGTATGTCTTACGTTCGTACGACCATATGGGGGTCGTCGGTCGATGGCAAGTGGTCGCGTCCGCTGATTCGAGAAGGATGCGGGAAACGTGGGGTGCGGTACGGGAAAGACCACGAGCAGACGACGAGCCGGAACCGCCGGCTGACGTCTGCGCACTCGCCGCCGGCGCCAGGCGCAGGAAACGCGCGGGAATGCTCCTGGGAACCCGAACTCGAAGCCGCCCAGGGCGTCACGCACCGCTGAGCCGGCGACCGCACCAGCGGCCCCGCTTAATCCGCTTCATTCGCGAAGGTCTGTGCCGCGCCGACGGCAGCGCGGCCTATCTCCTTCTTCGGCTCCCCGGACCATCGGCGGCGAACGCGTCTCGTCTACGGAGGGTGCGCCTGAGGAAATCCCCGGCGACTTCGCCCGACTGAGCATGATCGAGGTCATGGCGAAGACTGAGGCGCGGTTGGCTGCGCTCGCGGAGCTCCGAGAGGATCTCGACACCGGCGCGTGGGTGCCAGATGAGTACGAGCGCGTTATGGCCGTGGCGGTGCGGGCAGAGGGGCGGGGCAAGCGCGGATGCCGTCGGGGCCGGGCTGCGGGCGGCCGGCCCCGACGGGACGGACGGCTCGTGCTGGTCGCGGCCAGTGCGGGTACACGCTGGACGGCCTGAGCCTCACACGCCACCACCCGCCGCGAACGCGAGGTCACCACTGATACGAGCATCGGCCGGATCGCAGGCGACCTCATCATCTGGCTGGGCCGCCCGCGGCTTCCCCGGACAGTCAACTCGACAGACCAGCCCGTTCTAAAACACGGCCTAGTTCCCTGAGGTCTCGTCCAGAGAAAGCTCAAACGTGCTGCCATCGGGCGGGTTATTGAGAATCTGGAATATAACCTCTCTCCAGTCCGCGTACGGAGCAACGGAGAAGCTGACCTTAAACTTTTGGTCAACCGCCCACCACCAGTTGCTGGTGTGGCAGCGACCCTTCGCGATCGTGCCAGCCAGGGTGTACGTTACTTGATCGCCGTTCTGGTTCTTTCCGTTGATTGAGCACTGCATATCCCCGTTCGCGAAGTTGCAGATCCTGATCTTGACATTGCTGTTAGTCGCGGCCTGTGCGGTACTGGACATGGCCAGGCCGGTGATGCTGGCAGAAGCGAGAGCGACTGCCATTGTCATGTGTGACATCTTGGTCGTTTTATTGCGTGCCTCACTCTTGGATGATCCAGTGGGGGTGGGGGTGATGGCGCGAAATGGGCGGCCCATGGCGCTTTCTCGGACCTGAGCGGCCTATCCTGACGAAATGACTGGCGAGGGCGGCAGCCGTACAGGCGCCCGGCACCCCTCAGTGTGTTTCTCATGGGGATTGTCATTCTTTGATGGGGGTAGAGATCGGGAGCGCAGGCGGTCGACACCGATGGTCTGGACGTCGGCGGGGACGTGCACCTTCAGGTAGGGCTCGGCCGACGCCGCCACAACTGCCTTTGCGTGGCCGCAGCCATAACCATCAGGAGCGCGACATCCGGTGATCGCCATCGTCAAGTCGCCTTCGGTGAGGGGCGCGAGTGCACTGAT is from Streptomyces sp. NBC_01314 and encodes:
- a CDS encoding oxidoreductase, whose protein sequence is MATTQPVALVTGASTGIGKAAALALAAAGFETVGTSRKTSGADRHDGVTFLALDVGSDDSVAAAVEQVIERFGRIDVLVNNAGIGSSGADEENSLAQSQRLFNINVFGVMRMTKAVLPHMRAQGSGRIINISSVLGFLPAPYMANYSASKHALEGYTESLDHEIREHGVRALIVQPGGTKSAFEANTVAPDMPMRIYAEQRRIADQVAVAVNEEGDDPDVVAKAIVAAAMDSKPKVRYTAGRQARLVSAAHRILPAGVFDGQIRKSNKLAG
- a CDS encoding MFS transporter, whose amino-acid sequence is MSETAQATAKSAADSHANRWKALSFIALAQLMVVLDATIVNIALPSAQQDLGISDGNRQWVITAYALAFGGLLLFGGRIADLWGRKRTFVAGLVGFAAASALGGAATNEAMMLGARALQGAFGALLAPAALSLLAVMFTEPKERAKAFGIYGAIAGGGGAVGFILGGVLTEYLDWRWTFFVNIPFAVIAAVGAYFVIREPAGSRNRSPLDIPGVVLSILGLVTLVYAFTRAESDGWGDSTTVGLFVASVVLLAAFVLTESRVKAPLLPLRVITERNRGGVYISLGLAIIALFGLFLFLTYYLQLVLGYSPVKTGFAFLPLIGGLMVGSTQIGTRLLTRVPPRLLMAPGFLVAGTGMLFLTQLEIGTSYASVILPGLVLLGLGMGTAFMPALSLSTHGVEPRDSGVASAMVNTSQQVGGAIGTALLNTIAASATTAYIKDHIGGAGSQAQQQLVQLEGQVHGYTNAIWFAVGILVLAATIAVTFINTGKPEVGPASGEGAEDQMKIPVIAH
- a CDS encoding SMP-30/gluconolactonase/LRE family protein; the encoded protein is MQQQYQDTVRRSASSTRRFGKVKRNGVIALAVTATAAVLVSAPSASAGTGPSYRGGSVVTDVTTEATFDYAAGEIPENITANPDGTVTLSMLGSCAVCERTHGPQLMRITPSGQRTVLATGQVGEAISGNTRGSDGTVYYSVWAPGNADRNGVYKLLADGTPQRIAALPADSGPNGLAIDAAGRTLYIADSLKGTIWSVPVSGGSVTPWLTDAALAPVPTEALPIGANGLRFHNGALWATNFNKGTLLRIPVTGAGAAGPIRQVTGGLPNIDDISFLTPRSDVVFAAQNGSSSNNGPDRVVVIYPNGTYKPVLTSADGLASPSATAVRGDRLYITDGGVPEPHDAKLQTARINFPALLAGAAH